In Osmerus eperlanus chromosome 17, fOsmEpe2.1, whole genome shotgun sequence, a single genomic region encodes these proteins:
- the recql gene encoding ATP-dependent DNA helicase Q1 isoform X3 — protein sequence MESESTNEVQAELDSVEAELEVVELQVAELLEKQASLTSRRKHLLRKLEEACDSAQPSGSSSSSQSSRAGPISKKEMQLYDNSDFPWSKDLEEKLTDAFQLSKFRPLQLRAINLSMSGKDLFLVMPTGRGKSLCYQLPAVCSEGFTLVVTPLVSLMEDQLMYLKARDVSAVSLNASSSREHAKMVMGGMTDPKAPFKMLYVTPEKIAKSKLLMSRLEKAYQAGRLSRIAVDEVHCCSQWGHDFRPDYKLLGILKRQFPNVPLLGLTATATSSVLKDCQKILCVPEPITLTASFNRTNLYYEVQMKDANHETSIADISALIKERYQDQSGIVYVFSQKDAEVVSSDLEKKGIVSYPYHANMHPNDKSKVHRKWSNNKIQVVVATVAFGMGIDKPDVKFVIHHTISKSIENYYQESGRAGRDDRPADCIVFYGFADIFRISTMVVMENVGQKKLLTMVDYCQNVDRCRRSVMAVHFDEVWDDEGCNQMCDVCRHGNDYITVDITKHAREVLQILELAASLDEKMTPLKVVEAWMGKGPAKRRKMIQTTSLSRPEVEAIIVRLLIQGYLSEDFSFTPYTTYFYLKPGRKAALLKSQTNFITMKMRRTGLAAADTTTVKVCGDQVKTPGAKRPGGDTAASPPVNKKAKKKPVL from the exons AGGTGCAGGCAGAGCTGGATTCAGTGGAGGCGGAGTTAGAGGTGGTGGAGCTGCAGGTAGCAGAGCTACTGGAGAAGCAGGCCAGTCTGACCTCCCGCAGGAAACACCTTCTAaggaagctggaggaggccTGCGACTCTGCACAGCcctcaggctcctcctcctcgtcacaGTCCTCCAGAGCTGGACCTATCAGCAAGAAGGAGATGCAACTATATGACAACTCTG ATTTCCCCTGGTCCAAGGATCTGGAGGAGAAGCTGACGGATGCGTTCCAGCTGTCTAAGTTTCGTCCCCTGCAGCTGAGGGCCATTAACCTGAGCATGTCTGGCAAGGACCTGTTCTTAGTGATGCCCACTGGACGTGGCAAAAGTCTGTGTTACCAGCTACCTGCTGTCTGCTCTGAGG gcttCACCCTGGTTGTGACTCCTCTGGTGTCGCTTATGGAAGATCAGCTTATGTACTTGAAGGCCAGAGACGTGTCAGCAGTTTCACTCAACGCATCCAGCAGCAGG GAGCATGCCAAGATGGTGATGGGTGGAATGACAGACCCGAAGGCTCCCTTCAAGATGCTGTACGTCACTCCGGAGAAGATCGCCAAGAGCAAGCTGCTGATGTCACGTCTAGAGAAGGCCTATCAGGCGGGCAGGCTCAGCCGCATCGCCGTCGACGAGGTCCACTGCTGCAGCCAATGGGGGCATGACTTCAGACCTG ACTACAAGCTTCTGGGGATTCTGAAGAGGCAGTTCCCTAACGTGCCGTTGCTAGGCCTGACTGCCACGGCAACCAGCAGCGTTCTGAAGGACTGTCAGAAGATCCTGTGCGTGCCTGAGCCAATCACGCTCACCGCTTCCTTTAACCGCACTAATCTGTACTACGAG GTTCAAATGAAAGATGCAAACCACGAGACATCAATTGCGGACATATCAGCTTTGATCAAGGAGAGATACCAGGACCAGTCAG GGATAGTGTACGTGTTCTCTCAGAAGGATGCAGAGGTGGTGTCCTCCGACCTGGAGAAGAAGGGCATCGTATCATACCCCTACCACGCCAACATGCACCCAAACGATAAGTCCAAGGTCCACCGCAAATGGAGCAATAACAAGATCCAG GTGGTGGTGGCCACAGTGGCATTTGGCATGGGCATCGACAAGCCTGACGTGAAGTTCGTGATCCACCACACTATCAGCAAGTCCATAGAGAACTACTACCAGGAGAGTGGACGCGCAG GCAGGGATGACCGTCCTGCAGACTGTATTGTGTTCTACGGCTTTGCGGACATCTTCAGGATCAGCACCATGGTTGTCATGGAGAACGTGGGGCAGAAGAAGCTTCTGACCATGGTGGACTACTGCCAGAACGTAGACAG GTGTCGGCGCTCAGTCATGGCGGTTCACTTTGATGAAGTCTGGGATGATGAAGGATGCAACCAGATGTGTGATGTCTGCAGACATGGGAAcg ACTACATCACAGTGGACATCACAAAGCATGCCCGGGAGGTGCTCCAGATCTTGGAGCTGGCAGCCTCTCTGGACGAGAAGATGACCCCTCTGAAGGTGGTGGAGGCCTGGATGGGCAAGGGCCCGGCCAAACGCAGGAAGATGATCCAGACCACCAGCCTCTCTCGCCCGGAGGTGGAGGCCATCATCGTCCGCCTGCTCATCCAGGGCTACCTAAG TGAGGACTTCAGCTTCACACCGTACACCACCTACTTCTACCTGAAGCCTGGTCGTAAGGCAGCTCTGCTCAAGAGCCAAACTAACTTCATCACtatga